The Caloranaerobacter sp. TR13 genomic interval AAAGAAAATATAAATAATCTAGTTTTTAGTGTAAAAAATGAATTTGATAAACTAAAAAAATTAATAAATAGATTAAAAGAAATTGGAATAGATGAGATGGAAAAAGAAAGAAAAATAGATTTATTAAAGTTTCAATTAAGTGAAATAGATTCAGCTGAATTAAAAATTGATGAAGAAGAAAAAATAGTAAATGAATTAAGTTTACTAAGTAATGCTGAAGAGTTATTAAATACAGTTAATAGTATAGTAGAATGTATTAATTCGAGTGATTATTATAAAACTTCATTACTTGATCAAATTAATAGTATTTCAAAAAATTTAAATAAAATAGCTAAATATAATAATAAATTAAAAGAGTATAATGACATAATTGAAACTATTTATTATCAATTAAAAGATATTGCAACTGATTTAAGGTTATATCAAGAGACAATTGAATATGATCCAGCAAAAATTAGTTTACTTGAAGAACGATTAGATCTAATAAATAATCTAAAAAGAAAATATGGAAATACTATTGAAGAAATACTAAATTATAGAGATAAAATAGCTTATGAATTAGAAATTATATTAAATAACGAAGAGGAAATAAAGAAGATTAAACAAGAAATTTTTTCAGTTGAAGAACAACTAAACTTGATATGTGAAAAACTTACTAAAGAAAGAAAACTAATAGGAAAGCATATAGAAACAGAAATTACTAAACAACTTGAAGAACTCAATTTGAAAAATGTAAAATTTAAAGTTAATTTCGAAAAACTAGATTGTTTTACTGAAAAGGGTTTAGATAAAGTAGAATTTTTAATAGCTACTAATCCAGGAGAACCATTAAAACCTTTAAATAAAATTGTATCAGGTGGAGAATTGTCTAGAGTTATGTTGGCAATAAAAACGATTTTAGCTGATGTTGATAATATTCCATGTTTAGTTTTTGATGAAATTGATACAGGAATTAGTGGTAAAACTGCTATGATTGTTGGAGAAAAGATTAGAAATATTGCTAAATCTCATCAAGTAATATGTATAACACATTTGCCACAAATTGCTGTACTTGGAGATGTACATTTTTACATAGAGAAAAAAGAGATAAAAGGAAAAGCAGCAGCAAAAATAAATAAATTAAGTTATGAAGAAAGAATTGGTGAGATTTCAAGACTTTTAGGTGGTACTAAAATAACAGAAATGACCAAAAAGTTAGCAGAGGAAATGTTAATTACAACTAATAAAAAAAATAAAGTATCCTAATATTTGGATGCTTTATTTTTTTATCCAATAAATCGGTAAAAAAGAATTTAGTTAACAAATTTCTTAATTATTATATAACATATTTATAAACAAAAAAGTTCAAATTATAAATATAAATATATTTTTTAATTGTATGTTTTATTACTAGAAACTTTTTTATAATTCATAGGAAAATATATTCCTTGTTTAATTGTGGATAATTATGAATATAACTTCCACAATGGATTTCAATAAAAACTTCCTTGATTTATTTAAATTGAAAATTTTGTTTTCTTATAGTGCTCTTTATAAATATGAAGTAAACACATATGATAATATTATATTATTCGTATAAGGGGAAATGGGAGTGTGATTTTTTTGTACAATTTAAGAACAAGATTAGGTAAGATATTTTTAATCTTATTATTATTTTTAGT includes:
- the recN gene encoding DNA repair protein RecN; translation: MLLELNIRDFIIIEKMKINLDKGFNIITGETGSGKSIIIDALNILLGGRASKDYIRTGCNKAFIEGLFYLEKLENIKSILDEYGIEVEQDNMLLISREIFSSGKSISRINGRVVTLSMLNKLTKKLVDLHGQHEHQSLLLAENHIELLDSLGKENINNLVFSVKNEFDKLKKLINRLKEIGIDEMEKERKIDLLKFQLSEIDSAELKIDEEEKIVNELSLLSNAEELLNTVNSIVECINSSDYYKTSLLDQINSISKNLNKIAKYNNKLKEYNDIIETIYYQLKDIATDLRLYQETIEYDPAKISLLEERLDLINNLKRKYGNTIEEILNYRDKIAYELEIILNNEEEIKKIKQEIFSVEEQLNLICEKLTKERKLIGKHIETEITKQLEELNLKNVKFKVNFEKLDCFTEKGLDKVEFLIATNPGEPLKPLNKIVSGGELSRVMLAIKTILADVDNIPCLVFDEIDTGISGKTAMIVGEKIRNIAKSHQVICITHLPQIAVLGDVHFYIEKKEIKGKAAAKINKLSYEERIGEISRLLGGTKITEMTKKLAEEMLITTNKKNKVS